Proteins from a single region of Syntrophobacterales bacterium:
- the pheT gene encoding phenylalanine--tRNA ligase subunit beta: protein MRIPFEWLKEFVVIEMEPHELASNLTMRGLEVESVENIEPSFDDVVIGRIVEIEKHPKADKLSLCKVDTGSEALLIVCGATNIAVGDKVPLAKVGATLEGGFVIEKRPVRGVESLGMLCSEKELGISDDHTGIFILPEEFVVGTMLADVPGMRDVVYDINVPPNRGDCLSMYGIAREVGSILKQKAKLPDFKLAPGEGNVKDYISLEIFDTASCPRYVLRMINGISIVPSPFWMRHRILKSGMRPINSIVDVTNYIMMELGQPLHSFDYEKIRGRKIEVKVADRAMKFRTLDGQDRSLATGDILICDGDGPVAVAGIMGGENSEISEDTKNVALESAFFNPMHIRKTARRLGIRSEASLRFEKGIDIDNTGFAAERAIYLMNTISGGTVVRGKQEIYERAEKRTISVSFSKINEIIGIPIKQEEVVSSLQSIDIFVTTEEDGKATLSIPPFRHDIVEYMDLIEEVARMHGYDNIPATMPVITVQPQKRTERDTPVAAAKDYLISAGFFELLNFSFCGVNDVESLLLPTEDERSSFVTIMNPLAKDYAIMRTIMTPGILRAVSYNINRGRKNLRFFEMGKVFIPDNENELPHEYSSVAFLMTGKEREYFWREPVPEYDFFDIKGVLEGFMERFGVVFSLERSNEPFLNVSRAGDVILEGGVKAGWIGELQDDVLKSYDIEQKVYCAELRFDILLERGALKVQCKPIPRYPQATRDFSFYVEDAVPVTSLMGIIRDVSPLIRDVGVFDMFRKETRSIALRVVFQSYEDTLKDETVNNLQETIIKELTNIKGVTLRT, encoded by the coding sequence GTGAGAATCCCATTTGAGTGGTTGAAAGAGTTCGTGGTAATTGAGATGGAACCCCACGAATTGGCGTCGAACCTTACCATGAGAGGGCTTGAAGTTGAATCAGTTGAGAACATTGAACCTTCCTTTGATGATGTGGTGATAGGCCGGATTGTCGAGATTGAGAAACACCCGAAAGCAGACAAACTCTCGTTGTGCAAAGTGGATACTGGATCCGAAGCGCTCCTTATCGTCTGTGGCGCTACGAATATTGCCGTAGGAGACAAGGTGCCCCTGGCAAAGGTGGGCGCGACGCTTGAAGGCGGTTTTGTGATTGAGAAAAGGCCTGTAAGAGGCGTCGAGTCTCTGGGGATGCTATGCTCTGAGAAGGAACTCGGAATATCGGACGACCATACCGGTATATTTATTCTTCCCGAAGAGTTTGTCGTGGGGACGATGCTTGCTGATGTACCGGGTATGAGGGATGTAGTCTATGACATCAACGTGCCACCGAACCGGGGCGATTGCCTTTCAATGTACGGAATTGCGAGGGAAGTGGGTAGCATACTGAAGCAGAAGGCGAAACTTCCCGACTTCAAACTTGCTCCGGGAGAGGGAAACGTAAAGGATTATATATCCCTCGAAATATTCGACACTGCCTCATGCCCCAGGTACGTGCTCCGCATGATTAACGGTATCTCCATTGTGCCCTCACCTTTCTGGATGAGGCACAGGATACTGAAGTCCGGGATGAGACCCATAAACTCCATTGTCGATGTGACCAATTACATCATGATGGAGCTCGGCCAACCACTCCATTCTTTTGACTATGAGAAAATACGAGGCAGGAAGATTGAGGTAAAGGTTGCGGACAGAGCGATGAAGTTCAGAACCCTTGACGGACAAGACCGCAGTCTTGCCACGGGGGATATTCTTATTTGCGACGGCGACGGCCCTGTTGCAGTGGCGGGTATTATGGGCGGAGAAAATTCCGAGATCAGCGAGGATACGAAAAATGTAGCGCTGGAAAGTGCTTTTTTTAATCCCATGCATATACGGAAGACGGCGAGACGATTGGGGATACGCTCGGAAGCGTCCCTCAGGTTCGAAAAGGGCATCGATATTGATAACACAGGCTTTGCCGCTGAGAGGGCGATCTATCTTATGAACACTATCTCGGGTGGCACGGTTGTAAGAGGGAAACAGGAGATATACGAGAGAGCGGAGAAAAGGACAATCTCCGTGAGCTTCTCCAAGATCAACGAGATTATAGGGATACCGATAAAACAGGAGGAAGTGGTCAGCTCCCTCCAATCCATCGATATCTTCGTCACTACAGAAGAGGACGGAAAGGCGACGCTTTCCATTCCGCCATTCAGACACGATATCGTCGAGTATATGGACCTCATTGAAGAAGTGGCGCGCATGCACGGTTATGATAACATACCGGCGACCATGCCAGTGATCACGGTGCAGCCTCAGAAGCGGACTGAACGGGATACTCCCGTGGCAGCGGCGAAGGATTACCTTATTTCGGCGGGTTTTTTCGAACTCCTGAATTTCAGTTTTTGCGGCGTCAACGATGTGGAGAGCTTACTCCTCCCGACCGAAGACGAAAGGTCCTCCTTTGTAACCATAATGAACCCCTTGGCAAAAGACTATGCGATCATGCGAACCATTATGACCCCGGGGATTTTGCGGGCCGTTTCATATAACATCAACAGAGGTCGGAAGAATTTGAGGTTCTTCGAAATGGGCAAGGTATTTATTCCGGACAACGAAAACGAACTACCCCATGAATACTCCTCGGTCGCCTTCCTGATGACGGGCAAGGAGCGGGAGTATTTCTGGAGGGAGCCGGTGCCGGAATATGATTTCTTCGATATTAAAGGTGTTCTGGAAGGTTTCATGGAGCGTTTCGGTGTTGTATTTTCCCTTGAGAGGAGCAATGAGCCCTTCCTCAACGTGAGCCGTGCAGGAGACGTGATCCTTGAAGGCGGCGTGAAAGCGGGTTGGATCGGGGAATTGCAAGACGACGTGCTCAAGTCTTACGACATCGAACAAAAAGTTTATTGCGCTGAACTGAGATTTGATATACTTCTTGAAAGAGGCGCACTGAAAGTACAATGCAAACCGATACCGCGCTATCCTCAGGCAACAAGGGATTTCTCGTTCTACGTGGAGGATGCTGTTCCGGTAACGAGTCTCATGGGGATCATCAGAGACGTATCGCCTCTCATCCGCGATGTGGGAGTATTTGATATGTTCAGGAAAGAGACGAGGAGCATCGCCCTCAGAGTAGTGTTCCAATCTTATGAAGATACGCTGAAGGATGAGACGGTAAACAATTTGCAGGAGACTATCATTAAGGAACTCACAAATATAAAAGGCGTAACGTTGAGAACCTAA
- a CDS encoding MerR family transcriptional regulator has product MTENIHDRMFYRIKEVCAITGLKPHVLRYWEQEFKDIKPVKSSAGQRLYKRKDLDTIIAIKKLLYEKRFTIDGAKKYLTGHRSLIDEIRAELTQIAEILKKGE; this is encoded by the coding sequence ATGACTGAGAATATCCATGACAGGATGTTTTATCGGATCAAGGAAGTCTGCGCCATAACTGGTTTGAAACCTCATGTGCTTCGATACTGGGAGCAAGAATTCAAGGATATAAAACCAGTAAAAAGCTCCGCTGGACAGCGGTTGTACAAAAGAAAAGATCTCGACACTATAATAGCTATCAAGAAACTTCTATATGAAAAACGGTTCACCATCGACGGAGCTAAAAAATATCTGACGGGGCACCGGAGTCTCATCGACGAGATCAGGGCTGAGCTAACCCAGATAGCGGAAATACTAAAGAAAGGAGAATGA
- a CDS encoding integration host factor subunit alpha translates to MTKLEIVTNLYEKLGFSRRECANIVDSFFESIKKTLAQGENVKISGFGNFIVKEKKARRGRNPQTGEEIEISERKVLNFRLSQVLKDEINHKNRK, encoded by the coding sequence ATGACAAAACTGGAAATAGTGACGAATCTGTATGAAAAACTCGGCTTTTCAAGACGGGAATGTGCAAATATAGTCGATTCGTTCTTCGAGTCTATCAAAAAAACCCTTGCCCAAGGAGAAAATGTAAAAATTTCTGGTTTCGGCAATTTTATCGTAAAAGAGAAGAAGGCCCGTAGAGGGAGGAATCCGCAGACAGGGGAAGAGATTGAGATTTCCGAGCGCAAAGTGTTGAATTTCAGGCTGAGCCAAGTATTGAAGGATGAAATAAACCACAAAAACAGAAAATGA